Proteins from a single region of Primulina tabacum isolate GXHZ01 chromosome 5, ASM2559414v2, whole genome shotgun sequence:
- the LOC142547691 gene encoding transcription factor bHLH104-like → MDDLHLESFDGNGWCDLIDYSNLLDEVAAADLCWSSPQIQVQSSAVATDVCSGGSYSQVSECPRKRGRTEPCGGGETKACREKIRREKLNDRFVELSAILEPGRPVKTDKLAILGDTIRILGQLKTESQENSEMNEKLLEEIKTLKAEKNELREEKLVLKADKERIEQQLKSMAVPSTGFIPPHPPLYQAPANKMPMFPGYSFVPMWHYLPPSTRDTSQDSTLRPPAA, encoded by the exons ATGGATGATCTTCATCTGGAGTCATTTGATGGGAATGGCTGGTGTGATTTGATCGATTACAGCAACCTCCTGGACGAAGTCGCAGCCGCGGATCTTTGTTGGAGCAGCCCTCAGATTCAGGTGCAAAG TTCTGCTGTGGCAACTGATGTTTGTAGTGGTGGGAGTTATTCTCAAGTTAGTGAGTGTCCAAGAAAGAG GGGACGCACCGAACCATGCGGTGGTGGAGAAACTAAAGCATGCCGTGAGAAAATTAGGAGAGAAAAATTGAATGATAG GTTCGTGGAGTTATCTGCTATATTGGAACCTGGAAGACCCGTGAAAACAGACAAATTAGCCATTCTTGGTGATACTATAAGAATTCTTGGCCAGCTAAAAACTGAATCCCAAGAGAACAGTGAGATGAATGAAAAGCTTTTGGAAGAAATCAAAACCTTGAAG GCTGAGAAAAATGAACTTCGTGAAGAGAAACTTGTGCTCAAGGCTGATAAAGAAAGGATCGAGCAGCAGTTGAAAAGCATGGCTGTCCCATCTACCGGTTTCATACCTCCACATCCACCACTTTATCAGGCTCCGGCAAACAAAATGCCAATGTTTCCAGGATACAGCTTCGTCCCAATGTGGCATTATTTACCACCCAGTACACGCGACACGTCTCAAGATTCTACACTCCGGCCTCCTGCTGCTTGA